The Swingsia samuiensis genome contains the following window.
GGAAGGTGACGTCTGGAGCGTTCGGCCCCACTCTGAAAGCTCCTGTAGCAATGGGATATGTTGCAACGGAATACTCTGCGGAAGGAGCATTGCTGTACGCTGAATTACGCGGAAGATTTGTTCCGGTTAAGGTACAAAAAATGCCTTTTGTCCCTGCGGCCTTTAAACGATAAAAGAAAAGGAAATAAATTATGACACTCTATTATACATCATCTCATGAATGGATCCGTCATGAAGAGGGGCAGGATGCTGTTGTCGGTATTACAGCTCACGCCTCGGAGGAGTTAGGAGAGCTTGTTTTTGTAGAGGCAAAAGAAGACGGAACAGAACTTGCCGCTGGGGATGTTGCCGCTGTTGTAGAGTCTGTCAAAGCAGCGTCTGATATTTATGCCCCTGTATCTGGAACAATTGTTGAGTTTAATACGAAACTTTCAGAAGACCCGACATTGATTGGTAGTGCTCCAGAGGGAGAGGGGTGGATTTTTAAAATCAAGCTCTCCAAGCCTGAAGAGTTAAAAAGCCTGTTGAGCTTGGAACAATATAAAGCACTTTAAAAAATATGAGGCTATCCCTCGGAGAGGGAGCCTCTTCATACTGCACTTATTCAGAGCGAGAATATTCCTGTGACAAACTTATGGCCCGAAGTAAATGAGCGTTTCAGTTCTCGTCATGTAGGTCCTCGGACCTCTGAAATTGCAGAGATGCTGTCTGTTGTGGGTGCAAGCAGTTTAGATGATCTAATAGATCGAACCATACCCAGAACTATTCTAGATAAAAATGATTATGGTATTGGCGCGCCTTTAACAGAGCAGGAAGCCTTGGCGCGGCTAAAAAAAATTGCTTCTCGCAATCAGGTTTTCACCTCCATGATAGGGCAAGGATATTACGATACGATCCTGCCGACTGTCATTCAACGTAATATCCTTGAAAATCCGGCATGGTATACCGCGTATACGCCTTACCAGCCTGAAATCAGTCAAGGCCGACTGGAAGCTTTGTTGAACTTTCAAACCCTTGTGTCTGATTTAACGGGGTTAGACATTGCGAATGCCTCTTTATTAGATGAAGGAACAGCCTGCGCAGAAGCCATGGCTTTGGCAAAGCGAGTAGGCAAGTCAAAATCCAATATATTTTTTGTGGATCAGGATACTCACCCACAAACTATATCTGTGTTAAAAACACGAGCAGAGCCTTTGGGATGGGATATCAAGGTTGGCGACCCTAAGAGTGATCTTTTAGAAGAAGATGTTTTTGGTGTTTTGCTGTCTTACCCTGGATCATCAGGTAAGGTTTGGGATCCTAAAGAACTTATAGAAAAATTACATACCAAGAATGTAATTGTAACGCTGACATGTGACCCCCTCGCTCTTGTTTTGCTCGATAGCCCTGGGAATTTAGGGGCTGATATAGCGGTAGGGTCAATGCAGCGTTATGGAGTTCCAATGGGAGCTGGCGGCCCGCATGCTGCTTTCATGGCCACGCGTGAAGTTTATAAACGTAGTATTCCCGGCCGGCTAGTTGGTATTTCCCGTGATCGGAGTGGGAAACAAGCTTACAGATTGGCGCTTCAAACCCGGGAACAGCATATTCGTCGTGAAAAAGCGACATCGAATATTTGTACAGCACAGGTTTTGCTTGCCATTATTGCATCCATGTACGCTGTATATCATGGCCCACAGGGGCTGAGAGCAATTGCTCAACGCGTCAATCGGTTGAGTTCTATTTTGGCCGCGGGCTTGAGAGATTTGGGTTTCCAAATTGGCTCGGATAACTTTTTTGATACGATTACGATCAATGCAGGTTCGTTAGCCCAGCAGATCAAGAAGAAGACCTTAGAGGCAAAAATAAATATCCGTGAATTAGAGCATGGATATTTTGCGATTTCCTGTGACGAAACAACAGAGCCAGAGACTATTCGTACGTTGTGGCGTTGTTTTGGTGCTACGGAAGAACAGATCAAAAAATTTGAACAGAGTTTATCTATCGTGGAGAGCTTGCCTTCTGATTTGCTTCGAAAAGGTGATTTTTTAAATCACTCTGTTTTTCACGAGCATCATTCAGAAACGGATCTTTTGCGTTATATGCGTGCGTTGTCCGATAAGGATTTGGCTCTTGATCGGACGATGATCCCACTTGGATCGTGCACCATGAAGTTGAATGCTACGACGGAAATGATGCCAATTACATGGCCTGAGTTCGGTCGTATCCATCCGTTTGCCCCAGAAGAACAAAAAGAGGGTTATTCAGAGCTTTTTGCGTATCTTGAAGACGCATTGTGTAAAATTTCAGGGTATGATGCTGTCTCCCTTCAGCCAAATTCAGGTGCTCAAGGTGAGTTTGCAGGGCTTATCGCTATTCGTGAATATTATGCTGCGAAGGGTGATGTGCAGCGCGATGTCTGTTTAATTCCTGCATCTGCTCATGGAACAAACCCTGCATCTGCGCATATGGCAGGGATGCGTGTTGTCGTTGTTGCATGTGATGATAATGGGAATGTGGATGTGGCGGATTTGAGAGAAAAAATCTCTCAGAATGAAGGCCGGATAGCCGCCATTATGATTACCTACCCTTCGACACATGGCGTTTTTGAAGAACGTATTGTTGAGATTTGTGACCTTGTTCATGAAGCTGGAGGGCAGGTTTACCTCGATGGTGCGAATTTGAATGCACAAGTCGGTTTTGCTCGGCCAGGACAGTATGGGGCAGACGTTTCACATTTCAATCTGCACAAAACTTTTTGTATTCCACACGGCGGTGGTGGCCCAGGAATGGGACCAATAGGTGTTCGGCAGCATTTAGCGCCTTATTTACCACGTGAGGGGGGGGGTACTATTTCGTCAGCTCCTTATGGTTCAGCTTCTATTTTGCCGATATCGGTAGCTTATATAATGATGATGGGCGATGAGGGGCTGCGTCAGGCAACAGCCGTTGCTGTTTTAAATGCGAATTATATCGCCGCTCGTTTAGACGGAGCGTACTCTGTTCTTTATCGGGGAGAGAACGGGTTTACAGCGCATGAATGCATTATTGATTTACGGCCTTTGAAAGATAAAGCAGGAGTATCCGTCGATGATATTGCAAAGCGTTTGATAGACCATGGATTTCATGCACCGACCGTCAGTTTTCCTGTTGCTGGAACATTTATGATTGAACCAACGGAATCCGAGGGTAAAAAAGAACTCGATCGTTTTTGTGAAGCTATGATTTCTATTCGTCATGAAATAACAGAAATTGAAAAAGGCGAAATGGCGCTAGATGAAAGTCCATTACATTTTGCACCACATACGATAGCGGATATAGCTGGTGAATGGGCGCGCGCTTATCCCCGTGAAAAAGGTGCTTTT
Protein-coding sequences here:
- the gcvH gene encoding glycine cleavage system protein GcvH, which gives rise to MTLYYTSSHEWIRHEEGQDAVVGITAHASEELGELVFVEAKEDGTELAAGDVAAVVESVKAASDIYAPVSGTIVEFNTKLSEDPTLIGSAPEGEGWIFKIKLSKPEELKSLLSLEQYKAL
- the gcvP gene encoding aminomethyl-transferring glycine dehydrogenase, encoding MTNLWPEVNERFSSRHVGPRTSEIAEMLSVVGASSLDDLIDRTIPRTILDKNDYGIGAPLTEQEALARLKKIASRNQVFTSMIGQGYYDTILPTVIQRNILENPAWYTAYTPYQPEISQGRLEALLNFQTLVSDLTGLDIANASLLDEGTACAEAMALAKRVGKSKSNIFFVDQDTHPQTISVLKTRAEPLGWDIKVGDPKSDLLEEDVFGVLLSYPGSSGKVWDPKELIEKLHTKNVIVTLTCDPLALVLLDSPGNLGADIAVGSMQRYGVPMGAGGPHAAFMATREVYKRSIPGRLVGISRDRSGKQAYRLALQTREQHIRREKATSNICTAQVLLAIIASMYAVYHGPQGLRAIAQRVNRLSSILAAGLRDLGFQIGSDNFFDTITINAGSLAQQIKKKTLEAKINIRELEHGYFAISCDETTEPETIRTLWRCFGATEEQIKKFEQSLSIVESLPSDLLRKGDFLNHSVFHEHHSETDLLRYMRALSDKDLALDRTMIPLGSCTMKLNATTEMMPITWPEFGRIHPFAPEEQKEGYSELFAYLEDALCKISGYDAVSLQPNSGAQGEFAGLIAIREYYAAKGDVQRDVCLIPASAHGTNPASAHMAGMRVVVVACDDNGNVDVADLREKISQNEGRIAAIMITYPSTHGVFEERIVEICDLVHEAGGQVYLDGANLNAQVGFARPGQYGADVSHFNLHKTFCIPHGGGGPGMGPIGVRQHLAPYLPREGGGTISSAPYGSASILPISVAYIMMMGDEGLRQATAVAVLNANYIAARLDGAYSVLYRGENGFTAHECIIDLRPLKDKAGVSVDDIAKRLIDHGFHAPTVSFPVAGTFMIEPTESEGKKELDRFCEAMISIRHEITEIEKGEMALDESPLHFAPHTIADIAGEWARAYPREKGAFPQGVEVIKYWPPVGRLDNAWGDRNLICSCPDISQYMEE